The following are encoded in a window of Thermococcus sp. MV5 genomic DNA:
- a CDS encoding thiamine pyrophosphate-dependent dehydrogenase E1 component subunit alpha has product MAKLEEIPKETLLEIYKRMHKIRTYEETLAEWYYKEKSPRFDISAGPIPGELHLSSGQESAAVGVCMHLKPEDALIGTHRAHHFAIAKGVDLKKMTAEIFGKATGLSGGKGGHMHLFDAKYNFSCSGIVGASFPQAVGVGIAAKLKGEDYVAVAVGGDGAANQGTFHEALNLAAIWKLPVIFVIEDNSWAISVPKEKSTAVSKNSERAAAYGIPGVSVDGMDVIAVYEVAKEAVERARRGEGPSLIEIKVYRLRGHFEGDPQHYRPKEDLELAKQKDPLLNFEKTLLEKGIVTEEELNKIKEENIKEVQEAIDFAVNSPYPEPEEALKGVFAGGE; this is encoded by the coding sequence ATGGCGAAATTAGAGGAGATTCCTAAAGAAACCTTGCTGGAGATATACAAAAGAATGCACAAGATCAGAACTTACGAGGAAACGCTTGCAGAGTGGTATTATAAAGAGAAGAGCCCCAGATTTGACATTTCTGCAGGCCCGATACCAGGAGAACTCCATCTTTCCTCGGGCCAAGAGTCTGCTGCTGTGGGAGTTTGCATGCACCTAAAGCCAGAGGATGCGCTTATAGGGACCCATAGGGCCCACCACTTTGCGATAGCCAAAGGAGTAGATCTAAAGAAGATGACCGCTGAGATTTTTGGAAAAGCCACTGGTCTATCGGGTGGTAAAGGAGGGCACATGCATCTCTTTGATGCGAAATACAACTTTAGTTGTAGTGGAATTGTTGGGGCAAGTTTTCCACAGGCAGTTGGTGTTGGAATAGCTGCAAAGCTGAAAGGCGAGGATTATGTTGCGGTTGCAGTAGGTGGAGATGGCGCGGCAAATCAGGGAACTTTTCATGAAGCCCTTAACCTAGCAGCAATCTGGAAACTTCCTGTGATCTTTGTAATAGAGGACAACAGCTGGGCAATATCAGTTCCAAAAGAAAAGTCTACAGCGGTTTCAAAGAACAGTGAAAGAGCCGCTGCATATGGGATTCCAGGAGTTAGTGTGGATGGAATGGATGTTATAGCAGTGTATGAGGTAGCCAAGGAGGCCGTTGAAAGGGCCAGAAGAGGAGAAGGTCCAAGTCTAATTGAGATAAAAGTTTATAGGTTAAGAGGCCACTTCGAGGGAGATCCTCAACACTATAGGCCCAAAGAAGATCTAGAACTAGCTAAGCAAAAAGATCCTCTCCTGAACTTTGAAAAGACGCTCTTGGAGAAAGGTATTGTCACAGAGGAGGAACTTAACAAGATCAAAGAGGAGAATATTAAGGAAGTTCAAGAGGCTATTGATTTCGCTGTAAACAGCCCATATCCAGAACCAGAAGAAGCTTTAAAGGGCGTTTTTGCGGGGGGTGAGTGA